The following coding sequences are from one Triticum aestivum cultivar Chinese Spring chromosome 5A, IWGSC CS RefSeq v2.1, whole genome shotgun sequence window:
- the LOC123107231 gene encoding uncharacterized protein, producing the protein MNREFANVIVRDYGCKFYSLLRVNLKQHLFHRSAAAAEKASNNKKGLPSAIPSLEPLPEHKINFSTPPKMEGATDFHFFSLLKGQAEGRVMFAPTCGNAVMYDIDIDAVVAMPDTNFCKQRDSISLSMTRPGSQDDDEQHYVLSKEPRNVLFEVLEYGRNGSARGPSAGIERRWHWQHLPSPPMRGPYLPDLHRRAVFHPSAAAVVDETTLCVSSVDAGAYAFDTVKGEWRQAGSWALPFHGAAEYVPELGLWFGVNAAVGNTHHCLGAFDLSSWPPVEHRTWNYLDPLSDKWSTWQRHLLNLGSGKFCIATSFQNIQWRTPCNAAGYPLHGLDDEMVVNDLTILTGVEVVRCGDGLKMINHKSKRFEGIEIHCVL; encoded by the coding sequence ATGAATCGTGAGTTTGCCAACGTGATAGTGCGCGATTACGGCTGTAAATTTTATTCGCTGCTCCGGGTCAACCTCAAGCAGCATCTCTTCCACCGCTCAGCAGCAGCCGCGGAAAAGGCGAGTAACAACAAGAAGGGGTTACCGTCGGCCATCCCGAGCTTGGAGCCTCTGCCCGAGCACAAGATCAACTTCTCGACGCCGCCAAAGATGGAGGGCGCGACGGACTTTCACTTCTTCTCCCTGCTCAAAGGGCAGGCAGAGGGCCGTGTCATGTTCGCCCCCACTTGCGGCAATGCCGTGATGTACGACATTGACATAGACGCCGTCGTTGCCATGCCCGACACTAACTTCTGCAAACAGAGGGACTCAATCTCCTTGTCCATGACCAGGCCTGGGAGCCAAGACGACGACGAACAGCACTATGTCTTGAGCAAAGAACCGAGGAATGTCTTGTTTGAGGTCTTGGAGTACGGGAGGAACGGCTCCGCCAGGGGTCCATCCGCTGGGATTGAACGGAGGTGGCACTGGCAACATCTGCCCTCGCCGCCGATGCGTGGACCATACCTGCCTGACCTCCACAGGAGAGCGGTCTTCCACCCCTCCGCGGCGGCGGTGGTCGATGAGACCACTCTGTGTGTGTCGTCTGTGGACGCCGGAGCCTATGCCTTTGACACGGTGAAAGGTGAGTGGAGGCAGGCTGGAAGCTGGGCGCTGCCCTTCCATGGCGCCGCGGAGTACGTCCCTGAGCTTGGCCTCTGGTTTGGCGTCAATGCTGCCGTCGGCAACACCCACCACTGTCTGGGTGCCTTCGACCTGTCTTCCTGGCCACCCGTGGAGCACCGCACCTGGAACTATCTCGATCCGTTGTCCGACAAGTGGTCGACATGGCAGAGGCACCTACTCaaccttggctcaggcaagttctgcATCGCCACCAGCTTTCAAAATATCCAGTGGCGCACACCATGTAATGCAGCAGGCTACCCTTTACACGGGCTAGATGATGAGATGGTGGTCAATGACCTTACCATCTTGACGGGCGTCGAGGTTGTGCGTTGTGGCGACGGGCTCAAGATGATCAACCACAAGTCTAAACGCTTTGAAGGCATTGAAATCCACTGCGTGCTCTGA